Proteins encoded within one genomic window of Cellulomonas xiejunii:
- a CDS encoding carbohydrate ABC transporter permease — MASATATRPGSSDVTAGPRTDRRPPVPRTFYLFLVPTLVLFTLSITLPAVMGITLSFTDSVGFGEFQFTGLTNYVALFQDPAIRSSYLFTIGFALVTVLLVNVLAFLLAVGLTARIRAKVALRAVFVLPMVISGIVIAYVFNFLFSNSIPQLGQATGITFLEQSLLADPDLAWVTIVVVTAWQAVPSALLIYIAGILSIPGEVYEAAAMDGASARRRLVSITLPLVAGYVVINMVIGFKNFLNAYDIIVGLTNGGPGTATRSVAMTIFTGFTGGDYAYQMANATIFFLIAVVLAVAQLRLTRGRSALS, encoded by the coding sequence ATGGCCAGCGCCACAGCGACCCGACCAGGGAGCAGCGACGTCACCGCCGGGCCGAGGACGGACCGCCGCCCGCCCGTCCCCCGGACCTTCTACCTCTTCCTCGTCCCCACGCTCGTCCTGTTCACGTTGTCCATCACGTTGCCGGCGGTCATGGGCATCACGCTGAGCTTCACCGACTCGGTGGGGTTCGGGGAGTTCCAGTTCACCGGGCTGACCAACTACGTGGCGCTCTTCCAGGACCCGGCCATCCGCAGCTCGTACCTCTTCACGATCGGCTTCGCCCTCGTCACCGTGCTGCTGGTCAACGTCCTCGCGTTCCTGCTCGCCGTCGGCCTGACCGCGCGGATCCGCGCCAAGGTCGCGCTGCGCGCCGTGTTCGTGCTGCCCATGGTGATCTCGGGCATCGTCATCGCCTACGTCTTCAACTTCCTGTTCTCCAACTCGATCCCGCAGCTGGGGCAGGCGACCGGCATCACGTTCCTCGAGCAGAGCCTGCTGGCGGACCCCGACCTGGCCTGGGTGACGATCGTCGTGGTCACCGCGTGGCAGGCGGTGCCCAGCGCCCTGCTGATCTACATCGCGGGCATCCTGTCGATCCCGGGCGAGGTCTACGAGGCCGCGGCGATGGACGGGGCGTCCGCCCGCCGACGGCTCGTGTCCATCACGCTGCCGCTGGTCGCGGGCTACGTCGTCATCAACATGGTCATCGGCTTCAAGAACTTCCTCAACGCCTACGACATCATCGTCGGCCTCACCAACGGCGGCCCGGGCACGGCGACCCGCAGCGTCGCCATGACGATCTTCACCGGCTTCACCGGCGGTGACTACGCCTACCAGATGGCCAACGCGACGATCTTCTTCCTCATCGCCGTGGTGCTCGCCGTCGCCCAGCTGCGCCTCACCCGCGGAAGGAGCGCGCTGTCATGA
- a CDS encoding Fic family protein: MPDHLLDWWRVRDEVGWSTAAHHVTGPVRGDRDGFLDVVRATAARDAHRAARLEAALHLAGGTADAGQPLTLDVLTGWQRVVLGVPTVDFRTGPAYAKGGRERYGLEPTTRARFEQCLAEAADPRVPLPARAARVHLDVCFVHPFPDGNGRAALLSMYAVLRREGVVPDQAAPAVTIVRRADDAPGARSFVRLVEVLVGSTRRRASGVPSGTSAFSHG; the protein is encoded by the coding sequence GTGCCTGACCACCTGCTCGACTGGTGGCGCGTCCGCGACGAGGTCGGCTGGTCCACCGCGGCACACCACGTCACGGGTCCGGTCCGCGGGGACCGGGACGGGTTCCTCGACGTCGTGCGAGCGACGGCTGCACGCGACGCGCACCGTGCTGCCCGCCTGGAGGCCGCGCTCCACCTGGCGGGTGGCACCGCGGACGCCGGGCAGCCCTTGACGCTCGACGTCCTGACGGGCTGGCAGCGCGTGGTGCTCGGTGTCCCGACGGTCGACTTCCGCACCGGGCCCGCCTACGCCAAGGGTGGCCGCGAGCGGTACGGGCTCGAGCCGACGACCCGCGCGCGGTTCGAGCAGTGCCTGGCCGAGGCGGCGGACCCCCGGGTCCCCCTGCCGGCGCGCGCCGCGCGCGTCCACCTCGACGTGTGCTTCGTGCACCCGTTCCCCGACGGCAACGGCCGCGCGGCGCTGCTGTCCATGTACGCGGTGCTGCGCCGCGAGGGCGTGGTTCCGGACCAGGCCGCGCCGGCGGTCACGATCGTCCGCCGCGCGGACGACGCGCCCGGCGCCCGCTCCTTCGTGCGTCTCGTCGAGGTGCTCGTCGGGTCGACCCGTCGCCGAGCGTCAGGAGTGCCGTCGGGCACGAGCGCGTTCTCTCACGGGTGA
- a CDS encoding GNAT family N-acetyltransferase has translation MRSVPGVPVVIRAATPGDAAGCANVHHTSWVETYSGLLPAAHWESDTLERRTVTWQRWLDGGAEVTVAEAGGQVVGIAIGGAGRQVGDHQPVRDSELFSLYVLAAHHGTGIGQVLLDAVLAPGTPAQLWVAESNPRARRFYERNGFLPDGARFVDERLDLAEVRHVR, from the coding sequence GTGCGCTCCGTGCCCGGTGTACCCGTCGTCATCCGTGCCGCCACGCCCGGTGACGCGGCCGGCTGCGCGAACGTCCACCACACGTCGTGGGTCGAGACGTACTCCGGACTGCTCCCGGCAGCACACTGGGAGTCCGACACGCTGGAGCGGCGGACCGTGACCTGGCAACGCTGGCTCGACGGCGGAGCAGAGGTGACGGTGGCTGAGGCCGGCGGGCAGGTCGTCGGGATCGCCATCGGCGGCGCCGGGCGGCAGGTCGGGGATCACCAGCCGGTGCGCGACAGCGAGCTGTTCTCGCTCTACGTGCTTGCGGCACACCATGGGACAGGCATCGGCCAGGTCCTGCTCGACGCCGTCCTGGCACCGGGGACGCCGGCTCAGCTCTGGGTCGCCGAGAGCAACCCGCGTGCGCGGCGGTTCTACGAGCGCAACGGATTCCTTCCTGACGGCGCGCGCTTCGTCGACGAGCGTCTGGACCTCGCCGAGGTGCGCCACGTTCGCTGA
- a CDS encoding ABC transporter substrate-binding protein: MASQASLMSAGLSRRGFLRGVGVAGAGLALASCARSSSGSRTTEIVFHQSKPEVIDYFDDLIEQFHQSQSRVRVRHDATSNLAGTFVRESPPDIGCLNYNFEVSRYVERGALSDLGDMPEAGRVLGELQPLIEVTASYPERTSVIPYSLMAAAVLYNREMFAGLGLSPPTTWDELVAVCEAFTEAGITPVYSTFKDPWTIAQGPFDYTVGGMLDTTDLFSRLKAQGADDGPVTFADELLEPVQRMQELLAYTNDDAASRGYGDGNLAFANGESAMYLQGPWAIGEIAKTNPDLDVGAFPLPVTNDPADRKVRVNIDLALWIPEGSTKKEAAREFLSFLMQPEIIDAYNAHALGFGVTQDAAPVTDPTLVELREYYDRADFYLGASQLVPQSIPLQNYTQSLASGADPRPVLRTLDADWQRLAFRS, translated from the coding sequence ATGGCGTCACAGGCATCGCTGATGTCGGCAGGGCTGAGCCGCCGCGGGTTCCTCCGTGGGGTCGGGGTCGCCGGTGCCGGCCTCGCGCTCGCGTCCTGTGCGCGGTCCTCGTCCGGGTCGCGGACGACCGAGATCGTCTTCCACCAGTCGAAGCCCGAGGTCATCGACTACTTCGACGACCTCATCGAGCAGTTCCACCAGTCGCAGTCCCGCGTGCGTGTGCGGCACGACGCCACGTCGAACCTGGCCGGGACGTTCGTGCGGGAGTCCCCGCCGGACATCGGCTGCCTCAACTACAACTTCGAGGTCTCGCGGTACGTGGAGCGTGGGGCGCTCAGCGACCTCGGTGACATGCCGGAGGCCGGCCGTGTGCTCGGCGAGCTGCAGCCCCTGATCGAGGTCACGGCGAGCTACCCCGAGCGCACCAGCGTGATCCCGTACTCCCTGATGGCGGCGGCCGTGCTCTACAACCGGGAGATGTTCGCCGGGCTGGGGCTGTCCCCGCCGACGACGTGGGACGAGCTCGTGGCCGTGTGCGAGGCGTTCACCGAGGCGGGGATCACGCCGGTCTACAGCACGTTCAAGGACCCGTGGACGATCGCGCAGGGCCCGTTCGACTACACGGTCGGCGGCATGCTCGACACCACGGACCTCTTCAGCCGCCTCAAGGCGCAGGGTGCCGACGACGGGCCGGTCACGTTCGCCGACGAGCTGCTCGAGCCGGTCCAGCGGATGCAGGAGCTGCTCGCGTACACGAACGACGACGCCGCGAGCCGCGGGTACGGCGACGGCAACCTCGCGTTCGCGAACGGTGAGTCGGCCATGTACCTGCAGGGGCCCTGGGCCATCGGGGAGATCGCGAAGACCAACCCCGACCTGGACGTCGGCGCGTTCCCCCTGCCGGTGACGAACGACCCGGCGGACCGCAAGGTGCGGGTCAACATCGACCTCGCGCTGTGGATCCCGGAGGGCTCCACCAAGAAGGAGGCGGCGCGGGAGTTCCTGTCGTTCCTCATGCAGCCGGAGATCATCGACGCCTACAACGCGCACGCCCTGGGCTTCGGCGTCACGCAGGACGCCGCCCCGGTGACGGACCCGACGCTCGTCGAGCTGAGGGAGTACTACGACCGCGCCGACTTCTACCTGGGCGCTTCCCAGCTGGTCCCGCAGTCGATCCCGCTGCAGAACTACACGCAGTCGCTCGCGTCGGGGGCGGACCCGCGGCCCGTCCTGCGGACGCTCGACGCCGACTGGCAGCGGCTGGCCTTCCGGTCCTGA